Sequence from the Stenotrophomonas sp. 364 genome:
GTCAATGACTTCGTCAGCGTCGCCGATGCGCAGGACTGAGCCGTGATTGCGGTGGAGGTGGTGCTGGCCTGGCCAGACCGGGTGCTGTCGCGGCCGCTGCAATTGCCCGCGACGGCCACGGTGGGCGAGGCTATCGCTGCCGCTGCGCTTGAGGGAAGTGCGCTGTGCCCGGCGGTGGCCGTGCACGGGGTGCTGGCGCAACCGACCCAGCTGCTCCGCGATGGAGACCGGGTCGAGCTGCTGCGCCCGCTGCTGGCCGATCCCAAGGACAACCGCCGCCGGCGCGCCCGCGCCAGCAGCTGACGCCGGGTCAGGTTGGCTCAGCGGCCGCGCTTCTTCTTGTCCTTGGCCAGGTTGCGGCCGAACTGGCGAACGCTGGACTTGGCAAGCTCGGCATCCCGGTTGGGGAAGTACTCGCCGTCCCAGCGGGTGACCTGGTCATTCTCGAAGTAGACCGTGAAGTTCTTCACTTCGGTCTGGCCGAGGCGGTTGACCCGCTCGCTGGCGGTGTAGTCCCAGCGCTGGGCGTGGAACGGGTCCGGGATCGAGGGGGTGCCGAGCAGAGCGTTGACCTGCTGCTTGCTCTGGCCCACCTGCAGCTGACCGACGGCCTGCTCCCGGATCAGGTTGCCCTGATAGATGGGTTGCTTATAGATGATGCCGCAGCCCGTGGTGGACAGGGCAACGGCGGCGACCAGCAGGAGATTGCGCATCGGGAATGGCGTTTGGGGAAATCCAGTCGATGATACACTCACGACGCGTCGCCGCGACCCAATCCGAGGCAGCTGGCGCTAAATCGCCAATGAACGGAGAACTATGGAAACCCACGACCTGCGCAAAGTCGGCCTGAAGGTGACCCACCCGCGGATGCGGATCCTGGCGTTGCTTGAGCAGCGCAATGCCCAGAATCATCAGCACCACATGACCGCCGAAGACATCTACCGCCAGCTCCTGGAGCACGGTGACGAGATCGGCCTGGCCACGGTCTACCGGGTGCTGACCCAGTTCGAGGCCGCCGGGCTGGTGCTGAAGCACAACTTCGAGGGCGGCCAGGCCGTCTACGAACTGGACCGCGGCGGCCACCACGACCACATGGTGGACGTGGACAGCGGCAAGATCATCGAATTTGAAAGCCACGAAATCGAGGAGCTGCAGCGCAAGATCGCGGCTGACCACGGTTACGAGCTGGAAGAGCACTCGCTGGTGCTGTACGTGCGCAAGAAGCGCAAGTAACGGCCCGTTGGGCGGCCGTTAGGCCACCCTTGCCAGGCACAGTGCGTGATCGAACCCCGGGCCCTGGCCCGGGGTTTTTCGTTGTCAGCGCGGTGCCACCGGATGCGCCCCGGGAAGCAGTACCTGCAGATCCACCGCCTCGGCCATCGCCTGATTGCCCGCGTCGCCCGGGTGCAGGTGGTCGCCGGAGTCGTAGGCCGCCGCGATCCGTGAAGGAGTGGCCGGATCACGCAGGGCCGCGTCCAGGTCGATCACCGCATCGAACGGGCTGTCCGTGCGCAGCCAGCGGTTGAGCTGCTGGCGCAGGGCGTCCTTGTCCGGCTGGTAGTAGTCGTCCAACGGCGTGCCGGGCAGGGCGCCGACGAAGGGCGGCAGTGTGGCGCTCAGGATGCGCAGCCCCCGGCGGTGGGCCTGTTCGACCAGCGTGCGGTAGCCCGCCTGCAGCTCGCTCAGGCGGGGCCGGGCCTGATCGCGGGCAAACGCGGTACCCGGCCAGGCGATGTCGTTGATGCCGATCAGCACGATCACGCTGGCGAT
This genomic interval carries:
- the fur gene encoding ferric iron uptake transcriptional regulator; this encodes METHDLRKVGLKVTHPRMRILALLEQRNAQNHQHHMTAEDIYRQLLEHGDEIGLATVYRVLTQFEAAGLVLKHNFEGGQAVYELDRGGHHDHMVDVDSGKIIEFESHEIEELQRKIAADHGYELEEHSLVLYVRKKRK
- the bamE gene encoding outer membrane protein assembly factor BamE codes for the protein MRNLLLVAAVALSTTGCGIIYKQPIYQGNLIREQAVGQLQVGQSKQQVNALLGTPSIPDPFHAQRWDYTASERVNRLGQTEVKNFTVYFENDQVTRWDGEYFPNRDAELAKSSVRQFGRNLAKDKKKRGR
- a CDS encoding RnfH family protein — encoded protein: MIAVEVVLAWPDRVLSRPLQLPATATVGEAIAAAALEGSALCPAVAVHGVLAQPTQLLRDGDRVELLRPLLADPKDNRRRRARASS